A single window of Gossypium arboreum isolate Shixiya-1 chromosome 13, ASM2569848v2, whole genome shotgun sequence DNA harbors:
- the LOC108461288 gene encoding uncharacterized protein LOC108461288 → MEVERKHSKGGFFHLFDWNGKSQKKLFPNNAEISEESKRVKPVENILKSPPYMMEGDEYNAASSYRRSADFSSASSMANDEGYGSRAPGVVARLMGLDSLPAPNVLEPSSTTYSGSCSLRVSHYERSSPNLWNESQPMDYTDFSNKLDSLSSNPIEPRFHKVQNCPIERFQTQILPLKSAKPIPITQHKLLSPIKSPGFIPTKNAAYIMEAASKIMEVSPQKTSKHKVPSFGLSSVPLQIWDLKDKIEAEHKVSGHQRPDEPIRSTEMSLKGQHKSKNHNRSDCAPTFSISRDSEKGSSNNSRNKGKSVSLAEQARVNNVQRKKGSFSSGNGSSANLKEGNDAKRKQFCRSQADMRKSMENGISANRTNKVLRQNNQKQNCISDRDYSISKTSALDQQGRKTRSINGTVGLNRTINKVIVNSESQSRKTRSSATNPSKEHSMSRRKNLPKKKQPINEDVLSGETISENTSIKSTQRSIKCTVTTEEHSNQSAEKMKTSMDVVSFTFTSPIAISVPDAPSTSQVVETSCSFDNDPCGNNDLLYSKSSGFSSLGLNIIGGDDLSVLLGKKLQELAYRVESSDCNIIMEETSSRPASSWKNSVLPSGTLITASMRHHKGLQLDLDKDISYSTADFNCSSIDHLELDWRRKWQFSEEIEDRNASKSSSETGTELDHQQPSPLSTLELAVTSECFADDRDGKLHSSHSYFLIYLEMMCCCIDYISYPGLSRYDLFYFYLSFDHRMHSTFSGMKQELLARNQELLGSQPGSESETEFNVALSYFASPKTVGEMDKKLPTRTPNSRDLKKSTNWELDYVKMVLKDSELKLMEYALGQTENITTPNGFDQLKHWNITETQGEEYKTLEQKLVVDYVSEYLEFVVGSCEGWGKLMQNKGKLAEEVYKEIMSLKQMGDKMVDEVVDKDMSRKHGRWVEFETEAFEEGLEIEKTILTCLVDELVFDLLL, encoded by the exons ATGGAGGTCGAAAGGAAACATTCGAAAGGAGGATTTTTTCATTTGTTTGATTGGAATGGTAAATCTCAAAAAAAATTGTTCCCAAACAATGCTGAAATCtcag AagaatcaaagagagtaaaaccTGTGGAGAATATACTGAAGTCACCGCCTTATATG ATGGAGGGGGATGAGTACAATGCTGCTTCAAGTTATAGAAGAAGTGCTGATTTTAGTTCCGCTTCCTCCATGGCTAATGATGAAGGATATGGATCCAGAGCACCTGGAGTTGTTGCTAGGCTTATGGGGTTGGACTCGTTGCCGGCACCAAATGTCTTGGAGCCATCTTCTACCACATATTCAGGGTCTTGCTCTCTTAGAGTATCTCATTATGAAAGAAGTTCTCCTAATTTGTGGAATGAATCTCAACCGATGGACTACACTGACTTCTCTAACAAGCTTGATAGTTTGTCCTCAAATCCGATTGAACCAAGGTTTCATAAGGTGCAAAACTGTCCCATTGAGAGATTTCAGACTCAAATATTGCCTCTGAAATCAGCAAAACCAATTCCAATAACTCAGCATAAGCTTTTGTCTCCTATCAAGAGTCCAGGGTTTATCCCAACCAAGAATGCAGCTTATATAATGGAGGCAGCTTCCAAGATTATGGAGGTTAGTCCTCAGAAAACTTCCAAACATAAAGTGCCATCATTTGGGCTTTCTTCAGTCCCTTTGCAAATCTGGGATTTGAAAGACAAAATTGAAGCTGAACATAAGGTATCTGGGCACCAAAGACCTGACGAGCCTATTCGGAGTACAGAAATGTCTTTGAAAGGACAACATAAGAGCAAGAATCACAACAGATCAGATTGTGCACCAACATTCAGTATATCTAGGGATTCAGAAAAAGGTTCTTCTAACAATTCAAGGAATAAGGGAAAATCAGTCTCGCTTGCAGAACAAGCAAGGGTTAATAATGTTCAGAGGAAAAAAGGGTCATTTTCAAGTGGTAATGGGAGTTCTGCAAATCTGAAGGAAGGGAATGATGCTAAAAGAAAACAGTTTTGTAGGAGCCAGGCAGATATGCGAAAGAGTATGGAGAACGGAATTTCTGCAAATAGGACTAACAAAGTCCTGAGGCAGAATAATCAGAAGCAGAACTGCATTTCTGATAGAGACTATTCGATATCAAAGACTTCAGCCTTGGACCAGCAAGGTAGGAAGACTAGGTCTATAAACGGTACAGTTGGGCTAAATAGGACTATAAACAAGGTCATTGTAAACTCTGAATCTCAGTCCAGGAAGACGAGGTCCTCAGCAACTAATCCTTCAAAGGAGCATTCCATGTCTAGAAGAAAGAATTTGCCTAAAAAGAAACAACCTATAAATGAGGATGTTCTGTCTGGAGAAACAATTTCTGAGAATACATCAATAAAAAGCACCCAAAGATCCATAAAATGTACTGTTACAACTGAGGAGCATTCAAATCAGAGTGCAGAGAAAATGAAGACAAGCATGGATgttgtttcatttacatttacgTCCCCCATTGCAATATCCGTGCCTGATGCTCCTTCCACAAGTCAAGTTGTGGAAACAAGCTGCAGCTTTGATAATGATCCTTGTGGCAACAATGATCTGCTGTATTCAAAAAGCTCCGGATTTTCTTCTCTTGGCCTTAATATAATTGGTGGGGATGATCTTAGTGTTCTTTTGGGAAAAAAGCTTCAAGAATTGGCATATAGAGTTGAGTCATCCGATTGCAATATCATTATGGAGGAGACTTCATCTCGTCCCGCATCCAGTTGGAAAAATTCAGTGCTCCCATCTGGTACATTGATCACAGCATCAATGAGACATCACAAAGGACTTCAGTTGGATCTAGATAAAGATATTTCATATAGCACAGCTGACTTCAATTGCTCTTCAATTGACCATCTGGAGCTTGATTGGAGAAGGAAGTGGCAG TTTTCTGAAGAAATTGAAGATCGAAATGCTAGCAAAAGCAGCAGCGAGACCGGCACAGAATTAGATCATCAACAGCCTAGCCCCCTTTCAACTCTTGAACTTGCTGTCACCAGTGAGTGCTTCGCTGATGATAGAGATGGTAAGCTGCACTCTTCTCattcttattttcttatttatttagaaATGATGTG TTGCTGCATTGACTATATAAGTTATCCCGGGTTATCGAGATAtgaccttttttatttttatctttcctTTGATCACCGCATGCACTCTACATTTTCTGGCATGAAGCAAGAGTTATTGGCTCGCAATCAGGAATTATTAGGTTCGCAGCCTGGAAGTGAGTCTGAGACTGAATTTAATGTGGCGTTATCCTATTTCGCATCTCCTAAAACTGTGGGAGAAATGGATAAAAAGCTTCCAACTAGGACACCAAATTCAAGAGATCTTAAGAAGTCAACCAATtgggaacttgattatgtgaaaatGGTTCTAAAAGATTCTGAGCTAAAGTTAATGGAATATGCATTGGGTCAGACCGAGAATATTACGACCCCGAATGGTTTTGATCAGCTCAAGCATTGGAACATAACAGAGACACAGGGAGAAGAATACAAGACGCTTGAACAAAAACTTGTAGTAGATTATGTGAGTGAATACCTGGAGTTTGTTGTTGGAAGCTGCGAAGGGTGGGGGAAATTGATGCAGAACAAAGGGAAGTTGGCAGAAGAGGTATACAAAGAGATAATGAGTTTGAAACAAATGGGGGACAAAATGGTGGATGAGGTTGTAGACAAGGATATGAGCAGAAAGCATGGGCGATGGGTTGAGTTTGAGACGGAAGCATTTGAAGAGGGTTTAGAGATTGAGAAAACTATATTAACTTGTTTAGTTGATGAATTAGTTTTTGATTTATTGCTTTAA